A region of Panicum virgatum strain AP13 chromosome 8N, P.virgatum_v5, whole genome shotgun sequence DNA encodes the following proteins:
- the LOC120686683 gene encoding wall-associated receptor kinase 2-like isoform X1: MMGTDGVDEAPILLAWSVARGLPPQPQRCDDDTRRRLCKSQNSRCLADLGGAGFMCQCQDGYDGNPYLPGGCQDIDECKLPSEDIGCFGECVNTVGSYYCLCPHRSYGNPDAQGGCVNISSTTTDEELLPTVAPAPIGLPNCSTTCGDVSVPYPFGIGAAAGCSWPGFHLTCNTSYNPPRLFIDSNATLEVVDIFLADSTLRVIYETTVVSLGSSDGGNGHMVGTYNLPDIGGPYMLSDSNEFILYGCDAQATLYGEYINGSSSTTSNDSVISRCVSTCSSDQVAVAAENSGSGLPVPMLTDGTSRSYCSGNDGCCHAPISAGSAPRGLDFKGLNTSQKNPVCMFVSEEGLTDQWQAIFNISDLGMRFYSVEASPLVLRWVVKEGFSVPASASNSGQCPGDVAKRLCRSEHSNCKQEYGGFTCYCYQGYQGNPYIANGCQGQYSCPIYYKTEVS; encoded by the exons ATGATGGGCACCGACGGGGTCGATGAGGCTCCCATCCTCCTCGCGTGGAGCGTCGCGCGGGGGCTGCCACCGCAACCGCAACGCTGCGACGACGACACACGTCGCCGGCTCTGCAAGAGCCAGAACAGCCGTTGCTTGGCTGACCTAGGAGGAGCAGGCTTTATGTGCCAATGCCAGGATGGTTACGACGGCAACCCTTACCTCCCGGGTGGATGCCAAG ATATCGACGAGTGCAAGCTCCCAAGTGAAGACATTGGTTGCTTCGGTGAATGTGTCAACACGGTCGGGTCATACTATTGCCTTTGCCCGCATAGATCTTATGGCAATCCCGACGCCCAAGGTGGTTGTGTCAACATTAGCTCAACAACTACAG ATGAAGAACTATTGCCTACGGTGGCTCCGGCGCCGATAGGGTTGCCCAACTGCAGCACCACCTGCGGCGACGTGAGCGTGCCGTACCCCTTTGGTATCGGCGCTGCCGCTGGGTGCTCCTGGCCGGGCTTCCACCTTACCTGCAACACAAGCTACAATCCCCCGCGGCTGTTCATCGACAGCAATGCAACCCTTGAGGTCGTCGACATCTTCTTGGCCGACTCGACGCTGCGTGTCATCTATGAAACCACCGTCGTCTCCCTGGGGTCTTCCGATGGTGGCAATGGCCACATGGTGGGCACCTACAACCTCCCCGACATCGGCGGGCCATACATGCTGTCCGACAGCAACGAGTTCATCCTCTACGGGTGCGACGCGCAGGCGACCCTATACGGGGAGTACAtaaacggcagcagcagcaccacctcCAACGACAGCGTCATCAGCCGCTGCGTCTCCACCTGTAGTTCTGACCAAGTCGCTGTCGCTGCAGAAAACAGTGGTTCCGGGCTGCCGGTCCCAATGCTCACCGACGGCACGAGCAGGTCGTACTGCTCCGGCAACGATGGCTGCTGCCATGCGCCCATCTCAGCCGGCAGCGCACCCAGGGGGCTGGACTTCAAAGGGTTGAACACAAGCCAGAAGAACCCAGTCTGCATGTTTGTCTCCGAGGAGGGGTTGACTGATCAGTGGCAGGCCATCTTCAACATATCTGATCTCGGGATGCGCTTCTATTCTGTAGAGGCATCTCCCCTTGTTCTACGGTGGGTGGTAAAGGAAGGCTTCTCTGTGCCTGCCAGTGCCAGCAACTCGGGGCAGTGCCCTGGGGACGTGGCCAAACGCCTTTGCAGGAGTGAGCACAGCAACTGCAAGCAAGAGTATGGAGGCTTTACATGTTACTGCTACCAAGGCTACCAAGGCAACCCTTACATCGCCAACGGATGCCAAGGTCAGTACTCGTGTCCCATATATTACAAGACAGAAGTTTCTTAG
- the LOC120686685 gene encoding wall-associated receptor kinase 2-like: MMALQLSAAAAAAAMSPGVPIGLPNCSTTCGDVVVPYPFGLGPSRCYWPGLNLTCDTSRHPPRLLIGDDANLRVTEISLRNQTMRVMGSRAVVNTTGGHLSSDSWNLPFGRGFTRHGYRLSYRNELVVDGCNAAATLLAGSGVVVAGCAS; the protein is encoded by the coding sequence ATGATGGCGTTGCAGCTCtcggctgcagccgccgccgccgccatgtcgcCAGGGGTACCCATCGGGCTGCCCAACTGCAGCACCACCTGCGGCGACGTGGTCGTGCCCTACCCCTTCGGCCTCGGGCCCTCCCGCTGCTACTGGCCGGGGCTCAACCTCACCTGCGACACGAGCCGGCACCCGCCTCGGCTTCTCATCGGCGACGACGCCAACCTCCGGGTCACCGAGATCTCCCTTCGGAACCAGACCATGCGCGTCATGGGCAGCCGCGCCGTCGTAAACACAACCGGCGGCCACCTGAGCTCCGACAGCTGGAACCTCCCGTTCGGCCGCGGATTCACCAGGCACGGCTACCGGCTGTCGTACCGCAACGAGCTCGTCGTCGACGGGTGCAACGCCGCGGCGACGCTCCTCGCGGGTTCCggggtcgtcgtcgccggctgCGCCAGCTAG
- the LOC120685559 gene encoding uncharacterized protein LOC120685559, giving the protein MKFLEYISLVGCKSLVNLPSSIVKLQHLRFLSLRDTGISSIPKGFHGLTNLRNLRGFPAHMDGDWCSIEELGPLCQLTHLDISGLENVSSSSFAKKAKIGDKVRLSRLFLECTSRIEHDGQLVRDEEGIPEEQQQQIEEVFNELQPPSGLENLDISGYFGQRLPRWMMSTTVMPLGSLRILMMDDLACCTELPNGLCQLPCLELLQIVRAPAIKRVGPEFLQPNHHCHNHSQVGVSFPRLSKLSFNGLIEWEEWEWELQVKAMPMLEELKLGKCKLRCVPPGLAFHARALKKLYIYDVKHLSSLENFTSVVHLDVFRNTDMERISDLPKLQKLVIVMCPKMKVLEGMPALQKLDLEDYDIETVPRYLQDVTPRQLLLDCSLPLLASTAAGKTSCEWDKFKHIQQVKAYAGDEGVQRKWYVLYTGHPFRFETNISRSAIIQAGNERKWLAYTITCTIEDEWPVGRRASTNKRQPLCLRFRCNAYRYLILWLRRECPHCNEADRIAPSSNQWTEAVVYSACTKLVGGRYSRQ; this is encoded by the exons ATGAAATTCCTGGAGTATATTAGCCTTGTTGGTTGTAAGAGTTTGGTAAATCTTCCTAGTTCCATTGTAAAGTTGCAACACCTGAGGTTTCTTAGCCTTCGTGACACAGGAATAAGCAGCATACCTAAGGGTTTTCATGGTCTAACCAATCTAAGGAATTTACGTGGGTTTCCAGCGCACATGGATGGTGATTGGTGTAGCATTGAAGAACTGGGACCTCTCTGCCAGCTAACTCACCTTGATATAAGTGGCCTAGAGAACGTGTCTTCATCCTCATTTGCAAAAAAGGCCAAGATTGGTGACAAGGTGCGGTTGAGCCGTCTGTTCTTAGAATGCACAAGTAGAATTGAACATGATGGTCAGTTGGTAAGAGACGAAGAAGGCATTCctgaggagcagcagcaacaaattGAGGAGGTATTTAATGAGCTCCAACCTCCATCTGGCTTAGAAAACCTTGATATCAGTGGGTACTTTGGTCAGCGGCTCCCAAGGTGGATGATGTCAACAACAGTTATGCCTCTTGGGAGCTTGAGGATTCTGATGATGGATGACCTAGCCTGCTGCACGGAACTTCCTAATGGCTTGTGTCAGCTCCCCTGCTTGGAACTCCTACAGATTGTCCGTGCTCCAGCGATCAAGCGTGTTGGGCCTGAATTCCTACAACCAAACCATCACTGCCACAACCATTCCCAGGTAGGGGTTTCATTTCCCAGATTGAGTAAGCTGAGTTTTAATGGACTGATCGAGTGGGAGGAATGGGAGTGGGAGCTTCAAGTGAAAGCCATGCCCATGTTGGAGGAGCTTAAACTCGGGAAGTGCAAGTTGAGGTGCGTGCCTCCTGGCCTTGCCTTCCACGCAAGAGCTTTGAAGAAACTATACATATATGATGTGAAGCATCTAAGTTCTTTAGAGAACTTTACTTCGGTTGTTCACCTCGACGTGTTTAGAAACACTGACATGGAGAGGATTAGTGATCTACCAAAACTGCAGAAGCTCGTCATCGTTATGTGCCCAAAGATGAAGGTATTGGAAGGCATGCCTGCACTACAAAAACTCGACCTGGAGGATTATGACATCGAAACAGTCCCAAGATACCTGCAAGATGTAACGCCAAGGCAATTGCTGCTAGACTGCAGCTTACCTCTACTTGCGTCCACAGCTGCAGGGAAAACTAGCTGCGAGTGGGACAAGTTCAAACATATCCAGCAAGTCAAGGCATATGCAGGCGATGAAGGTGTTCAGAGAAAATGGTACGTGCTATACACAGGACATCCTTTCCGCTTCGAGACCAATATCAGCCGCTCCGCCATTATCCAAG CCGGCAACGAGCGCAAGTGGCTTGCTTACACAATCACATGCACTATTGAAGATGAGTGGCCGGTAGGACGACGTGCATCTACCAACAAACGTCAGCCCCTGTGCCTACGCTTCAG GTGCAATGCTTATCGCTATTTAATTCTCTGGTTGCGTCGAGAGTGCCCGCACTGCAATGAGGCAGACCGCATCGCCCCCTCATCAAACCAATGGACCGAAGCAGTGGTGTATTCAGCGTGCACAAAACTTGTAGGAGGCAGATATAGTAGACAGTAG
- the LOC120686683 gene encoding wall-associated receptor kinase 2-like isoform X2: protein MMGTDGVDEAPILLAWSVARGLPPQPQRCDDDTRRRLCKSQNSRCLADLGGAGFMCQCQDGYDGNPYLPGGCQDIDECKLPSEDIGCFGECVNTVGSYYCLCPHRSYGNPDAQGGCVNISSTTTADEELLPTVAPAPIGLPNCSTTCGDVSVPYPFGIGAAAGCSWPGFHLTCNTSYNPPRLFIDSNATLEVVDIFLADSTLRVIYETTVVSLGSSDGGNGHMVGTYNLPDIGGPYMLSDSNEFILYGCDAQATLYGEYINGSSSTTSNDSVISRCVSTCSSDQVAVAAENSGSGLPVPMLTDGTSRSYCSGNDGCCHAPISAGSAPRGLDFKGLNTSQKNPVCMFVSEEGLTDQWQAIFNISDLGMRFYSVEASPLVLRWVVKEGFSVPASASNSGQCPGDVAKRLCRSEHSNCKQEYGGFTCYCYQGYQGNPYIANGCQGQYSCPIYYKTEVS, encoded by the exons ATGATGGGCACCGACGGGGTCGATGAGGCTCCCATCCTCCTCGCGTGGAGCGTCGCGCGGGGGCTGCCACCGCAACCGCAACGCTGCGACGACGACACACGTCGCCGGCTCTGCAAGAGCCAGAACAGCCGTTGCTTGGCTGACCTAGGAGGAGCAGGCTTTATGTGCCAATGCCAGGATGGTTACGACGGCAACCCTTACCTCCCGGGTGGATGCCAAG ATATCGACGAGTGCAAGCTCCCAAGTGAAGACATTGGTTGCTTCGGTGAATGTGTCAACACGGTCGGGTCATACTATTGCCTTTGCCCGCATAGATCTTATGGCAATCCCGACGCCCAAGGTGGTTGTGTCAACATTAGCTCAACAACTACAG CAGATGAAGAACTATTGCCTACGGTGGCTCCGGCGCCGATAGGGTTGCCCAACTGCAGCACCACCTGCGGCGACGTGAGCGTGCCGTACCCCTTTGGTATCGGCGCTGCCGCTGGGTGCTCCTGGCCGGGCTTCCACCTTACCTGCAACACAAGCTACAATCCCCCGCGGCTGTTCATCGACAGCAATGCAACCCTTGAGGTCGTCGACATCTTCTTGGCCGACTCGACGCTGCGTGTCATCTATGAAACCACCGTCGTCTCCCTGGGGTCTTCCGATGGTGGCAATGGCCACATGGTGGGCACCTACAACCTCCCCGACATCGGCGGGCCATACATGCTGTCCGACAGCAACGAGTTCATCCTCTACGGGTGCGACGCGCAGGCGACCCTATACGGGGAGTACAtaaacggcagcagcagcaccacctcCAACGACAGCGTCATCAGCCGCTGCGTCTCCACCTGTAGTTCTGACCAAGTCGCTGTCGCTGCAGAAAACAGTGGTTCCGGGCTGCCGGTCCCAATGCTCACCGACGGCACGAGCAGGTCGTACTGCTCCGGCAACGATGGCTGCTGCCATGCGCCCATCTCAGCCGGCAGCGCACCCAGGGGGCTGGACTTCAAAGGGTTGAACACAAGCCAGAAGAACCCAGTCTGCATGTTTGTCTCCGAGGAGGGGTTGACTGATCAGTGGCAGGCCATCTTCAACATATCTGATCTCGGGATGCGCTTCTATTCTGTAGAGGCATCTCCCCTTGTTCTACGGTGGGTGGTAAAGGAAGGCTTCTCTGTGCCTGCCAGTGCCAGCAACTCGGGGCAGTGCCCTGGGGACGTGGCCAAACGCCTTTGCAGGAGTGAGCACAGCAACTGCAAGCAAGAGTATGGAGGCTTTACATGTTACTGCTACCAAGGCTACCAAGGCAACCCTTACATCGCCAACGGATGCCAAGGTCAGTACTCGTGTCCCATATATTACAAGACAGAAGTTTCTTAG
- the LOC120686639 gene encoding uncharacterized protein LOC120686639, whose product MLGPAHHQGSLNNDKYRARWSSSHEGQECNPFVGWALARKGNATSNVTYNPDDPPSAYSNPSIHSRIQAYTEMGRQVHGADWDPRTQPLDAEVIMRVGGARNMGATTLVTAF is encoded by the exons ATGCTAGGTCCAGCGCACCATCAAGGCAGCCTCAACAACGACAAGTACAGGGCTAGATGG TCGTCCTCACATGAAGGCCAAGAGTGCAACCCGTTCGTGGGATGGGCTCTGGCCCGCAAGGGCAATGCGACATCCAACGTCACCTACAACCCTGACGACCCGCCCTCGGCGTACAGCAACCCGTCCATCCACAGTCGTATCCAGGCGTACACAGAGATGGGAAGACAGGTCCATGGGGCAGACTGGGATCCGAGGACCCAGCCCCTTGATGCAGAAGTCAttatgagggtgggaggagcAAGAAACATGGGCGCTACTACATTGGTGACGGCCTTTTAG
- the LOC120686638 gene encoding uncharacterized protein LOC120686638 — protein MAEDTSTPAVWYKLIFSLNHFCRSWTVLSGGAHKRKVNSILGLLCREHFPGLVHYQGRYEPAWTWDHYIAANNDQLDWSGRAFENKAERVKGELWDFYRCDEGYEERAAIVAHNRCVKLVKDMHYEVQVQCVINYCAHFLKQKIGKSEARDLKLTREQYLQVPAWWCHNDTVCWERIVDKWFDPE, from the exons ATGGCCGAGGATACCTCTACGCCGGCTGTCTG GtacaaactaatattttctctTAATCACTTTTGCAGGAGTTGGACTGTCCTCAGTGGCGGTGCTCACAAACGCAAGGTCAATAGCATCCTGGGTCTTTTGTGCAGGGAGCACTTCCCAGGCCTGGTCCACTATCAAGGACGGTACGAGCCGGCCTggacgtgggaccactacatcgccGCCAACAACGATCAGTTGGATTGGAGCGGCAGAGCCTTTGAGAACAAGGCGGAACGGGTAAAGGGCGAGCTCTGG GATTTTTACAGGTGTGATGAGGGATACGAGGAGCGGGCGGCGATTGTGGCTCACAATCGATGCGTTAAACTCGTGAAGGACATGCATTATGAGGTGCAAGTCCAGTGCGTCATCAACTATTGTGCACATTTCCTAAAGCAGAAGATCGGGAAGTCCGAGGCGAGGGATTTGAAGCTGACCCGAGAGCAATATTTACAG GTCCCTGCGTGGTGGTGTCATAATGACACCGTGTGCTGGGAGCGCATAGTGGACAAGTGGTTCGACCCCGAGTAG
- the LOC120686686 gene encoding wall-associated receptor kinase-like 22, with amino-acid sequence MGESKIFICVLATDIDECRITKVRDSCFGDCINLPGDYECRCPRGTHGNATERGGCIAESPTGLIIGLSVASGPVFLLLVLGITLVLRKIEQHRKEMLKQKYFKQNRGQLLQQLVSQNADIAERMIIPVDELAKATNNFDKARELGGGGHGTVYKGILWDLHVVAIKKSKITI; translated from the exons ATGGGGGAATCAAAAATTTTTATTTGCGTGTTGGCTACAGACATCGACGAGTGCAGAATCACCAAGGTACGCGATTCATGCTTCGGGGACTGCATCAATCTGCCCGGAGATTACGAGTGCCGATGCCCGCGGGGAACTCATGGCAACGCAACGGAGCGCGGCGGTTGCATCGCCGAGTCCCCCACAG GTCTAATAATTGGTTTGTCAGTTGCTAGTGGCCCGGTATTCCTGCTTTTGGTTCTAGGGATAACATTAGTACTCCGTAAGATTGAGCAGCACAGAAAAGAGATGCTGAAGCAAAAATATTTCAAGCAAAATCGTGGGCAGTTGTTGCAACAATTGGTGTCCCAAAACGCAGATATTGCAGAAAGGATGATCATACCGGTGGATGAGCTTGCAAAGGCGACAAACAATTTTGACAAGGCCCGGGAGCTCGGCGGTGGAGGGCATGGTACCGTTTACAAAGGAATCTTATGGGACCTACATGTCGTGGCCATCAAGAAATCAAAGATTACGATCTAG